One region of bacterium genomic DNA includes:
- a CDS encoding PAS domain S-box protein produces MKRQRIEIPADIIRLVTLVAAFVLPVLGGIAVGRYYMDLVLDHSAVLLLLEFACMSVSLVLAGFFLLRQGDGDSTHRFWLAGSLLALGTMFGHHAVTLEAPETGLMHSVAVLYGAILAAMVWLPPGRLGEGVQRWLPLGVVCVCTATGIALQIYADDLVVLTAGAAGRIRLQFVNALAGVFFAASGARLMLLFWRHRNGSMLWMCVFTLFLGTGCLAMSISGYSYDWWFWQVTRLFAYAALVIYASSRTGKEFRRLDSASRELSQSATRFKAITENTSDIVFILGGSGVFTYVSPAAARVAGVREDELLGHQPGGYTHPEDLPKIFNGIKRATSRPGESIRIGTIRVQHSDGHWLHLEGLYTAMYDVPGVEGVVLNYRNITDRILSERALRKSRRQLTALIGNLPGMVYRCRADKDFSIEYVNDGAIKLTGYTPAEFVDERSVKSVDVIHPEDFPYVRTTIWECVQNRRSFELEYRIIAKDGTLKWVWEQGVGLYDEKGAMESVEGFILDVTERVQAEDKLRRTEYSINSASDAVYWIGLDGALVDVNDTACRVLGYSREELLTMNIHDISIDLVREDWGKVWEEVKRQGSVLIEGEHITKSGRVFPVEVSSSYQEFGGRRFHCAFVRDISERKAAEAQIQGMNQELELRVEERTTELQEAQAQLVTSEKMAALGNLVSGVAHEINTPLGIGITAASHLQQQVERFNRRYEGGVLNRAELETFLGAGREATHMILSNLNRAAELVQSFKQVSVDQSTEDLRSFNMGTYLREALVSLRPKLKQGGHRLELSCPDSLEMTSYPGVLAQVATNLVMNSLLHGFEDREGGSIIVNIDEIGEMVRILYRDDGQGMSSEQVRKIYDPFYTTKRGRGGSGLGMNIVFNLVTQMLGGTIECQSAQGQGTAFVIELPKRVRRVPKDPVEDGVLANV; encoded by the coding sequence CTGGTTGGCCGGGTCGTTGCTCGCCCTGGGCACGATGTTCGGCCATCACGCCGTGACGCTGGAAGCTCCCGAGACGGGCCTGATGCATTCGGTGGCCGTGCTGTACGGCGCCATCCTGGCGGCCATGGTCTGGCTGCCGCCCGGAAGGCTGGGCGAGGGCGTGCAGCGTTGGCTGCCGCTCGGCGTCGTGTGTGTCTGCACCGCCACGGGAATCGCGCTCCAAATCTATGCCGACGACCTGGTCGTCTTGACCGCGGGCGCCGCGGGCCGGATCCGCCTGCAATTCGTGAACGCCCTGGCCGGCGTCTTCTTCGCGGCGTCCGGCGCCAGGCTCATGCTGCTGTTCTGGCGCCACCGCAACGGTTCGATGCTCTGGATGTGTGTCTTCACCCTTTTCCTCGGCACCGGCTGCCTGGCCATGTCGATCTCCGGGTATTCCTACGACTGGTGGTTCTGGCAGGTCACGCGTTTGTTCGCCTATGCGGCGCTGGTGATCTACGCCTCGAGTCGCACCGGCAAGGAGTTCCGGCGGCTGGATTCCGCTTCACGGGAGCTGTCCCAGAGCGCCACGCGCTTCAAGGCCATAACCGAGAACACTTCCGACATCGTCTTCATCCTCGGCGGCAGCGGCGTGTTCACGTACGTGAGCCCCGCCGCGGCGCGCGTCGCCGGCGTGAGGGAGGATGAGCTGCTGGGCCATCAACCGGGCGGATACACGCATCCGGAGGACCTGCCGAAGATCTTCAATGGCATCAAGCGGGCCACGAGCAGGCCCGGCGAGAGCATCAGGATCGGCACCATCCGCGTGCAGCACAGCGACGGCCACTGGTTGCACCTGGAGGGCCTCTACACGGCGATGTACGACGTCCCCGGCGTCGAGGGCGTGGTGCTCAACTATCGAAACATCACCGACCGGATCCTCTCCGAGAGGGCGCTCCGCAAGAGCCGCCGGCAGCTGACCGCCCTGATCGGCAACCTGCCCGGCATGGTCTACCGTTGCCGGGCCGACAAGGATTTCTCCATCGAATACGTGAACGACGGGGCCATCAAGCTGACGGGCTATACGCCGGCCGAGTTCGTGGATGAACGCTCCGTCAAGTCCGTCGACGTCATCCACCCCGAGGACTTCCCCTACGTGCGCACGACGATCTGGGAGTGCGTCCAGAATCGTCGTTCCTTCGAGCTGGAATACCGCATCATCGCCAAGGACGGCACCCTGAAGTGGGTGTGGGAACAGGGCGTAGGCCTCTACGACGAGAAAGGCGCGATGGAAAGCGTAGAGGGCTTCATCCTCGACGTGACCGAACGCGTGCAGGCGGAGGACAAGCTCCGCCGCACGGAATACTCCATCAACAGCGCGTCCGACGCCGTCTACTGGATCGGTCTGGACGGCGCGCTGGTGGACGTCAACGACACCGCCTGCCGCGTCCTCGGCTACTCGCGGGAAGAGCTGCTCACCATGAACATCCACGACATCTCCATCGACCTGGTCAGGGAGGACTGGGGCAAGGTGTGGGAAGAGGTCAAGCGGCAGGGGTCGGTGTTGATCGAGGGCGAGCACATCACCAAGTCGGGACGCGTCTTCCCGGTGGAGGTCTCGTCCAGTTACCAGGAGTTCGGCGGCCGCCGTTTCCACTGCGCTTTTGTCCGCGACATCTCCGAGCGCAAGGCCGCCGAGGCGCAAATCCAGGGCATGAACCAGGAGCTGGAACTGCGCGTGGAGGAACGCACCACCGAACTGCAGGAGGCCCAGGCCCAGCTGGTGACGTCGGAGAAGATGGCGGCGCTGGGCAACCTGGTGTCCGGCGTGGCCCACGAGATCAACACGCCACTGGGTATCGGCATCACGGCCGCCTCCCACCTGCAGCAGCAGGTCGAAAGGTTCAACAGGCGCTACGAGGGGGGAGTGCTGAACCGCGCCGAACTCGAGACCTTCCTGGGCGCCGGGCGCGAGGCCACCCACATGATCCTGTCCAACCTGAACCGCGCCGCCGAACTGGTGCAGAGCTTCAAGCAGGTCTCGGTGGACCAGTCGACCGAGGATCTCCGCAGCTTCAACATGGGAACTTATCTGCGCGAGGCCCTGGTCAGCCTGCGCCCGAAGCTGAAGCAGGGCGGACACAGGCTAGAGTTGAGCTGTCCCGACTCCCTGGAGATGACGAGCTACCCCGGCGTGCTGGCCCAGGTGGCCACCAACCTGGTCATGAACTCGTTGCTGCACGGCTTCGAGGATCGCGAAGGCGGCAGTATCATCGTCAACATCGACGAGATCGGCGAAATGGTGCGCATATTGTACCGCGACGACGGCCAGGGCATGTCCAGCGAGCAGGTCCGCAAGATATACGACCCCTTCTACACCACGAAGCGCGGGCGCGGCGGCAGCGGCCTGGGCATGAACATCGTCTTCAATCTCGTCACCCAGATGCTCGGCGGCACCATCGAATGCCAGAGCGCGCAGGGCCAGGGCACGGCCTTCGTCATCGAGTTGCCGAAACGGGTCCGGCGGGTGCCGAAGGATCCTGTCGAGGACGGCGTGCTGGCCAACGTGTGA